The following are from one region of the Lacinutrix sp. Bg11-31 genome:
- a CDS encoding peptide MFS transporter — translation MNTDIENLFEDKVIGHPAGLFVLFFTEMWERFSFYGMRILLVLFLTAPLIGDNPGWEWPREHALALIGTYASLLYLTPIVGGWVADKITGYKWAVVIGCFIMMLGHASMVFETQFTLYLGLALLVIGTGFFKPNVTSMISEMYKGKESKKDGAYTIFYMGVNAGAFFGMMLCGYLAENIGWSWGFGLAGIFMFLGMLQFWLAKDLFGQIGEKPSKVYEVELPQNINEVSPTENVKSEEKLNPFTGLDKILIILSSLGGLLYLFNDPMSKVGNVNMLDFSIGDLDGSNVTILTALVLFLYLIISRISRYSRIIRDKIIAVSIFGIFTVFFFAAFEQSLGSMTIFARDYTSRALSGSSAMIFKIVDLILTVGPLAIISWVLYLLFKKTYSKIPYSNIILALAFVALWGIVIWKVNREFSKDATEVGASWFGILNSFFIITLAPLFSKWWESKYNPSAAMKYGLGLILLGLGFGVLVMGTMGIEQGAKTASVSMFFLIFAYLFHTMGELCISPVGLSYLSKLVPGRMIGFMFGIWYLAIAIGQKAAGTMGGMIDKISEEHGLSTFFLIFTLVPIAVGLIAVVLNPILKRLMHDVK, via the coding sequence ATGAATACTGATATCGAAAATTTATTTGAAGACAAAGTAATTGGACATCCAGCAGGACTATTCGTCTTGTTTTTTACAGAAATGTGGGAGCGCTTTTCGTTTTATGGAATGCGTATTCTTTTAGTGTTATTCTTAACAGCACCTTTAATAGGCGATAACCCTGGTTGGGAATGGCCAAGAGAACACGCTTTAGCGTTAATAGGTACTTATGCCTCACTTTTATACCTAACACCAATTGTTGGTGGTTGGGTTGCAGATAAGATTACAGGTTATAAATGGGCTGTAGTAATAGGTTGTTTTATCATGATGCTAGGTCATGCTTCAATGGTATTTGAAACACAATTTACTTTGTATTTAGGTTTAGCATTATTAGTTATAGGAACTGGTTTTTTTAAGCCTAACGTAACTTCTATGATCTCTGAAATGTACAAAGGCAAAGAATCTAAAAAAGACGGAGCTTACACTATATTTTATATGGGAGTTAATGCTGGTGCCTTTTTTGGTATGATGCTTTGTGGGTATTTAGCAGAAAATATTGGATGGTCTTGGGGATTTGGTCTTGCAGGGATCTTTATGTTTTTAGGAATGTTACAATTCTGGTTAGCTAAAGATTTATTTGGACAAATTGGTGAAAAACCTTCTAAAGTTTATGAAGTCGAGCTTCCTCAAAATATTAATGAAGTAAGTCCTACCGAAAATGTGAAGTCTGAAGAAAAATTAAACCCTTTTACTGGTTTAGACAAAATATTAATAATCCTTTCTTCTTTAGGAGGGCTTCTGTATCTATTTAATGATCCAATGTCTAAAGTTGGAAATGTGAATATGTTAGACTTTAGTATTGGTGATTTGGACGGTTCTAACGTAACCATATTAACTGCTCTTGTTTTATTTTTATATTTAATAATATCTAGAATTTCAAGATACTCTCGAATTATAAGAGACAAAATTATTGCTGTTTCTATTTTTGGAATTTTTACTGTATTTTTCTTTGCAGCTTTTGAGCAATCTTTAGGGTCTATGACGATTTTTGCGAGAGATTATACCAGTAGAGCATTATCAGGTTCTTCTGCAATGATATTTAAAATTGTAGATTTAATTTTAACTGTTGGACCTTTAGCTATTATTAGTTGGGTATTATATTTATTATTTAAGAAAACATATTCTAAAATTCCGTATTCTAATATTATTCTAGCGTTGGCATTTGTTGCGCTTTGGGGAATAGTAATTTGGAAGGTAAATAGAGAGTTTAGTAAAGATGCTACAGAGGTAGGAGCGTCTTGGTTTGGTATTTTAAACTCCTTTTTTATTATTACACTAGCACCTTTGTTTTCAAAATGGTGGGAAAGTAAATACAATCCTAGTGCTGCAATGAAATACGGTTTAGGTCTTATTCTTTTAGGGTTAGGATTTGGTGTATTAGTTATGGGAACAATGGGCATTGAACAAGGTGCAAAAACAGCATCTGTTAGTATGTTCTTTTTAATATTTGCGTATTTATTTCATACTATGGGAGAACTTTGTATTTCGCCAGTTGGTTTGTCTTATTTAAGTAAATTAGTACCAGGAAGAATGATAGGTTTTATGTTTGGTATTTGGTATTTAGCCATTGCTATTGGACAAAAAGCAGCAGGAACAATGGGAGGAATGATTGATAAAATTTCAGAAGAACACGGTTTATCAACTTTCTTTTTAATATTTACATTAGTACCAATTGCAGTTGGTCTTATAGCGGTAGTTTTAAATCCTATTCTTAAAAGATTAATGCATGATGTTAAATAG
- a CDS encoding peptide MFS transporter: MSDQDSKTFALEDPQLFGHPKGLFYLFFAELWERFSFYGMRALLTLYMVEKIFAAITERDAATAVVYASYGSLVYASTVIGGQISDKILGMRSSIFLGGILMALGHFVLAVENDIAFFLALALIVVGNGFFKPNISTFVGALYKDGDVRKDSGFTIFYMGINIGGMVAPFLCAWLAVKYGYHYGFGLAGIGMLAGLIFFWSGIKKNVFGDKGMPPSQEVYNKKIIGVPQKTLIPIIAFLSAPAIAWLLASWKDNYVTGIFKFIGIAVLVYLAYIIYNLKTNEARKKLVMAVLITFFMTLFWGFHELSGSVITLFASRNVDLDGIMSAGQTNGLNSMFIIILAIPISLLWGYLSKRKLNPRTPYKFGLGLLFAGLSFYILSISGTSADENGMVPFYYLFAMYFIISIGELFMSPVGLSKITDLSPKNIVSFMMGVWFLSSAFAFQIVGFISEELAIENTPGQVINPLETLSVYTDGFHLISLYAIGAGAVVLLLSPLMKKLMGNVH, from the coding sequence ATGTCAGATCAAGATTCAAAAACATTTGCTTTAGAAGACCCACAATTATTTGGGCACCCGAAAGGATTGTTTTATTTATTCTTTGCAGAGCTATGGGAACGTTTTAGTTTCTATGGTATGAGAGCGTTATTAACGCTTTATATGGTAGAAAAAATATTTGCAGCCATTACAGAAAGAGATGCTGCAACAGCTGTTGTTTATGCATCTTATGGTTCTTTGGTATACGCGTCAACAGTTATTGGAGGTCAAATCTCTGATAAAATATTAGGAATGCGTAGTTCTATCTTTTTGGGTGGAATATTAATGGCCTTAGGCCATTTTGTTTTAGCTGTTGAAAATGATATTGCTTTTTTCTTAGCCCTTGCATTAATAGTTGTCGGGAATGGTTTTTTTAAACCTAATATTTCAACTTTTGTAGGTGCATTATACAAAGATGGAGACGTAAGAAAAGATTCTGGATTTACTATTTTCTATATGGGAATTAATATTGGTGGAATGGTTGCTCCTTTTTTATGTGCTTGGCTAGCTGTTAAATATGGTTATCATTATGGTTTTGGTTTAGCAGGTATTGGAATGTTGGCAGGTTTAATTTTCTTTTGGAGCGGAATCAAAAAAAATGTTTTTGGAGATAAAGGAATGCCTCCAAGTCAAGAAGTTTACAATAAAAAAATAATTGGTGTCCCACAAAAAACTTTAATTCCAATCATTGCATTTTTATCAGCACCAGCTATAGCTTGGCTACTAGCATCTTGGAAAGATAATTATGTTACTGGAATTTTTAAATTTATAGGTATAGCTGTTTTAGTATATCTTGCTTATATTATTTATAATTTAAAGACCAATGAGGCTCGAAAAAAATTAGTGATGGCTGTTTTAATCACTTTTTTTATGACTTTGTTTTGGGGATTCCATGAACTATCAGGAAGTGTAATTACCTTATTTGCATCGAGAAATGTTGATCTAGATGGTATTATGAGTGCAGGACAGACTAATGGGTTAAACTCAATGTTTATAATTATTTTAGCAATCCCTATTTCACTTTTGTGGGGATATTTATCAAAAAGAAAATTAAATCCAAGAACGCCTTATAAATTTGGTTTAGGACTATTATTTGCAGGTTTAAGTTTTTATATTCTTTCTATAAGTGGTACTAGTGCAGATGAAAACGGAATGGTTCCTTTTTATTACTTATTTGCAATGTATTTTATTATTTCAATAGGAGAGTTATTTATGTCTCCAGTAGGATTATCAAAAATAACAGATTTATCACCTAAAAACATTGTTTCTTTTATGATGGGAGTTTGGTTCTTATCATCTGCTTTTGCATTTCAAATTGTAGGTTTTATTTCTGAAGAATTGGCTATAGAAAATACGCCTGGACAAGTTATTAATCCTTTAGAAACTTTAAGTGTTTATACAGATGGTTTCCATTTAATTTCACTTTACGCAATTGGAGCAGGAGCTGTTGTATTACTACTATCTCCATTAATGAAGAAGTTAATGGGTAACGTACACTAA
- a CDS encoding S9 family peptidase: MILSKYLAILCLLVTTLSTAQNKEISLEDIWSNGTFRTERLDALHSMKNGQEYSVLNFDRENGSTTIDIYDYKTLKKVKTLVNSASLETIKYFTDYTFSEDESLVLLATNQESIFRRSTLANYYVFNTKTNGLTSISEDKIQEPTFSPDGKKVAFGLNNNLYVKDLSSGKTSQFTTDGVKNKIINGITDWVYEEEFGFVRAFEWNANSDKIAFIRFDETNVPEFSMDVYGKDLYQTQTVFKYPKAGESNAIVSLHIHDLKKDKTTEVKVDKAYSDFYIPRIKWSNNANVLSAQYMNRHQDELDLWLIDATKNKADLAVAEKDKAYVDVTDNLTFLKDNSFIWTSEKDGYNHIYHYGEKGKLINQVTKGNWEVTNYYGFDAKTNNIYYQSVENGSINRDVYSINLDGTNKTRLTKTTGTNNADFSADFTYFINTFSSATTPPEYTLNSALNGNVVKSIKDNNVLASKVSEFATSQKEFTTINVNGNDLNMWMIKPANFDVTKEYPLFMYQYSGPGSQQVANKWNSANDYWYQMLAQKGYIVACIDGRGTGFKGADFKKVTQKELGKFEVEDQIEAAKILGKRVYIDASRVGIWGWSFGGFMSSNALFKGNDVFKMAIAVAPVTSWRFYDSIYTERYMTTPQENASGYDDNSPINHVDKLKGDFLLIHGTGDDNVHVQNTMRMVEALIQADKQFDWMIYPDNNHGIYGGNTRKHLYTKMTNFIDRTLGDKIKPTKEEKIKEVKIKG, translated from the coding sequence ATGATTTTATCTAAATATTTAGCAATTTTATGCTTATTAGTAACTACTTTATCTACAGCACAAAACAAGGAAATTAGTCTAGAAGACATATGGTCTAATGGCACATTTAGAACAGAAAGATTGGATGCTTTACATTCCATGAAAAATGGCCAAGAATATTCTGTTTTAAACTTTGATAGAGAAAATGGTTCCACAACAATCGATATTTACGATTACAAGACGTTGAAAAAAGTTAAGACTTTAGTAAACTCTGCTAGTCTTGAAACTATAAAGTATTTTACAGATTATACTTTTAGTGAAGATGAATCTTTAGTGCTTTTAGCAACTAACCAAGAATCAATTTTTAGACGTTCTACTTTGGCTAACTATTATGTTTTTAATACAAAGACAAATGGTCTAACATCAATTTCTGAAGATAAAATTCAAGAACCAACCTTTTCTCCAGACGGAAAAAAGGTAGCTTTTGGATTAAATAATAATTTATATGTAAAAGATTTGTCCTCTGGAAAAACGTCTCAGTTTACTACAGATGGTGTGAAAAACAAAATTATTAACGGAATTACCGATTGGGTTTACGAAGAAGAATTTGGTTTTGTTCGTGCTTTCGAGTGGAATGCGAATAGCGATAAAATTGCTTTTATTCGTTTTGATGAAACTAATGTTCCAGAATTTTCAATGGATGTCTATGGTAAAGATTTGTACCAAACGCAAACTGTTTTTAAATATCCTAAAGCAGGTGAGTCTAATGCAATAGTTTCGTTACATATTCACGATTTAAAGAAAGATAAAACTACTGAAGTAAAAGTAGATAAAGCATACAGCGATTTTTATATTCCAAGAATTAAGTGGTCTAACAATGCTAACGTGTTAAGCGCTCAGTATATGAATCGTCATCAAGACGAATTAGATTTGTGGTTAATAGATGCTACTAAAAACAAAGCCGATTTAGCTGTTGCCGAAAAAGACAAAGCTTATGTTGATGTAACAGATAATTTAACTTTTTTAAAAGACAATAGTTTTATTTGGACTAGTGAAAAGGACGGTTACAATCATATTTACCATTATGGCGAAAAAGGAAAACTTATAAATCAAGTAACTAAAGGTAATTGGGAGGTCACTAATTACTATGGTTTTGATGCTAAAACGAATAACATCTACTACCAATCTGTAGAAAATGGATCTATAAATCGTGATGTGTATTCAATTAATCTTGATGGAACAAATAAAACGCGTTTAACAAAAACAACAGGAACTAATAATGCAGATTTTAGTGCAGATTTTACTTACTTCATTAATACATTCTCTAGTGCAACAACACCTCCAGAATACACTTTAAACAGTGCTCTAAATGGTAATGTGGTAAAAAGCATTAAAGATAATAATGTACTAGCTAGTAAGGTTTCTGAGTTTGCAACTTCTCAAAAAGAGTTTACTACAATTAATGTAAACGGAAACGATTTAAACATGTGGATGATTAAGCCAGCCAATTTTGATGTAACTAAAGAGTATCCTCTTTTTATGTATCAATATTCTGGACCAGGTTCACAACAAGTAGCAAACAAATGGAATAGTGCTAACGATTATTGGTACCAAATGTTAGCTCAAAAAGGATACATTGTTGCTTGTATAGATGGAAGAGGAACAGGATTTAAAGGTGCCGACTTTAAAAAAGTAACTCAAAAAGAATTAGGGAAATTTGAAGTTGAAGATCAAATAGAAGCAGCAAAAATTTTAGGAAAGCGTGTTTATATTGATGCTTCAAGAGTTGGAATTTGGGGTTGGAGTTTTGGTGGCTTTATGTCTAGTAATGCATTATTTAAAGGTAACGATGTCTTTAAAATGGCAATAGCAGTCGCTCCTGTAACAAGCTGGAGATTTTACGATTCTATTTATACTGAGCGTTACATGACAACACCTCAAGAAAACGCAAGCGGTTACGATGATAACTCACCAATTAACCATGTAGATAAATTAAAAGGAGACTTTTTATTAATCCATGGAACAGGAGACGATAATGTACATGTGCAAAATACAATGCGTATGGTTGAAGCATTAATTCAAGCAGATAAACAGTTTGATTGGATGATATATCCAGACAATAATCATGGTATTTATGGTGGGAATACGCGCAAGCATTTATACACAAAAATGACCAATTTTATAGATCGTACTTTGGGAGATAAAATAAAGCCTACCAAGGAAGAAAAGATAAAAGAGGTTAAAATAAAAGGATAA